Proteins found in one Synechococcus sp. LA31 genomic segment:
- a CDS encoding ABC transporter permease: MTSAAPSLLNAPAGATAPRSASSELMQETLALTRRLFLQLARRPSTLVAGVLQPLIWLVLFGALFANAPEGLLPDGMSYGRFLGAGVIVFTAFSAALNAGLPVMFDREFGFLNRLLVAPLRSRSSIVLASVLYITALSLVQSVAIMATAWALGYGWPGGAGLVLVLVTLLLLVFAVTGLSLGLAFALPGHIELIAVIFVANLPLLFASTALAPISFMPAWLGWLAALNPLTFAIEPIRAAYAGQFSLSAVVLEAPYGELSAAACLGVLAALALGLFLLIRPLLDRKLA, from the coding sequence ATGACCAGCGCCGCCCCCTCCCTGCTCAACGCTCCGGCCGGCGCCACGGCACCCCGCTCGGCCAGCTCTGAGCTGATGCAGGAAACCCTGGCGTTGACGCGGCGGTTATTTCTGCAGTTGGCGCGCCGCCCATCCACCCTCGTGGCCGGTGTGCTGCAACCGTTGATCTGGCTCGTGCTGTTCGGGGCGCTGTTTGCCAATGCCCCCGAGGGCCTGCTGCCTGACGGCATGAGCTACGGACGTTTCCTTGGGGCCGGCGTGATTGTGTTCACCGCCTTCAGCGCCGCCCTCAACGCTGGTCTGCCGGTGATGTTCGATCGTGAATTCGGCTTTTTGAATCGCCTGCTGGTGGCGCCGCTGCGCTCACGTAGCTCGATCGTGTTGGCCTCGGTGCTTTACATCACGGCCCTGAGCTTGGTGCAGAGCGTGGCGATCATGGCCACCGCCTGGGCCCTTGGTTATGGCTGGCCCGGTGGGGCCGGGTTGGTGTTGGTGCTCGTCACGCTGCTGCTGTTGGTGTTCGCCGTGACCGGCCTCAGCCTGGGGTTGGCGTTTGCCCTGCCCGGCCATATCGAGCTGATTGCGGTGATCTTTGTGGCCAACCTGCCGCTTTTGTTTGCCAGCACCGCCCTGGCCCCGATTTCGTTCATGCCGGCCTGGTTGGGCTGGCTTGCGGCCCTGAATCCCCTTACCTTCGCGATTGAACCGATCCGTGCGGCCTACGCCGGTCAGTTCTCCCTGTCGGCTGTGGTTCTTGAAGCTCCCTATGGCGAGCTCAGCGCTGCGGCCTGCCTGGGGGTGCTGGCGGCGTTAGCGCTCGGCCTGTTCCTGTTGATCCGCCCGCTGCTGGATCGCAAGCTCGCCTGA
- a CDS encoding ATP-binding cassette domain-containing protein, producing the protein MPEAVIELHNVSKRYGKAEKAVVALDGLNLSVPTGSLFGLLGPNGAGKTTTLRILATLLAPSSGSVRVAGLDALANPRAVRERLGYVAQEVALDKILSGRELLQLQGDLYHLPRSRRDQRIAELIELLAMGEWIDRRSGTYSGGMRRRLDLASGLLHQPQVLVLDEPTVGLDIESRAAIWQVLRQLRDQGTTVLLSSHYLEEVDALADQLAIIEGGRVIAAGQPSELKAALGGDRVTLRVREFSDEQEALRVQQLLQGCEGVRQVVVNRAQGYSLNLVVEHDGVVEQLRRQLNAAQLPVFALAQSRPSLDDVYLQATGRTLMDAELAVAGSRDPKAERKQSMR; encoded by the coding sequence ATGCCGGAAGCGGTGATCGAGCTCCACAACGTGAGCAAGCGCTACGGCAAGGCCGAGAAGGCCGTGGTAGCCCTCGATGGTCTCAATCTGAGCGTGCCCACCGGCAGTCTGTTTGGTCTGCTCGGTCCCAATGGGGCGGGCAAAACCACCACCCTGCGCATCCTCGCCACCCTGCTGGCTCCCTCAAGTGGCAGCGTGCGCGTGGCAGGGCTGGATGCCCTCGCCAACCCGCGGGCCGTGCGTGAGCGGCTGGGGTATGTGGCACAGGAGGTTGCGCTCGACAAGATCCTTTCGGGCCGCGAACTGCTGCAGCTGCAGGGAGATCTGTATCACCTGCCCCGCAGCAGGCGCGATCAACGCATTGCCGAGCTCATCGAGCTGCTGGCCATGGGCGAGTGGATAGATCGCCGCAGCGGCACCTACTCCGGTGGGATGCGTCGCCGCCTGGATTTGGCCTCGGGCCTGTTGCACCAGCCCCAGGTGCTGGTGCTGGATGAACCCACCGTGGGGCTCGATATCGAGAGCCGCGCAGCGATCTGGCAGGTGCTCCGCCAGCTACGCGATCAGGGCACCACGGTGCTGCTCAGTAGCCATTACCTCGAGGAGGTGGATGCCCTTGCTGATCAGCTCGCCATCATCGAGGGCGGCCGGGTCATCGCCGCCGGTCAACCCTCGGAACTGAAGGCGGCGCTGGGGGGCGATCGGGTCACCCTGAGGGTGCGTGAATTCAGCGATGAACAGGAAGCCCTGCGGGTGCAGCAGCTGCTGCAGGGCTGCGAGGGCGTGCGCCAGGTGGTGGTGAACCGCGCCCAGGGCTATTCACTCAATCTGGTGGTGGAGCACGACGGGGTGGTGGAGCAACTGCGCCGTCAGCTCAACGCGGCCCAGCTGCCGGTCTTCGCCCTCGCTCAGAGCCGGCCCAGCCTTGATGATGTGTATCTCCAGGCCACCGGCCGCACCCTGATGGATGCGGAGCTGGCGGTGGCCGGTAGCCGTGATCCCAAGGCCGAACGCAAGCAATCCATGCGCTAA
- a CDS encoding heme o synthase has protein sequence MVSAPAASTGLTREQVVPSRARIKLPPWLEIAKPRLIPLLLATTLGGMALSEGWPLPPLRLACTLGGGALAAAAAGVLNCLWEQELDGRMQRTSARALPSGRLSMGTAFAIAVALALTASTLLVGGVNCLAASLALLGLCSYVLLYTVLLKPRTTQNIVIGGVAGAIPPLVGAAAATGHLGLSSWWLFALVMVWTPAHFWALALLLKDDYRAVGIPMLPVVKGTAATARGISLYAAATVALSLLGVWALPSGGLLYGLLLLPFNARLIQMAWRLHQDPDDVQRARGLFRWSIFYLFGICLLLLMARLPAGEQFSSQGWDLIAMAGSGKPGFTLAAILPASAF, from the coding sequence ATGGTTAGTGCCCCTGCTGCATCCACAGGCCTCACCCGCGAGCAGGTCGTGCCCTCGCGGGCGCGTATCAAGCTCCCCCCTTGGCTGGAGATCGCCAAGCCGCGGCTGATTCCGCTGCTGTTGGCCACCACGTTGGGGGGGATGGCCCTCTCGGAAGGATGGCCTTTGCCGCCGCTGCGGCTGGCCTGCACCCTCGGTGGCGGTGCCTTGGCTGCTGCCGCTGCCGGCGTTCTCAATTGTCTTTGGGAGCAGGAGCTTGATGGCCGGATGCAGCGCACCAGCGCTCGTGCCCTGCCATCTGGCCGCCTCTCGATGGGCACAGCCTTTGCCATCGCGGTGGCCCTGGCGCTCACCGCTTCCACCCTGCTGGTGGGAGGGGTGAACTGCCTGGCCGCAAGCCTGGCGTTGCTGGGCCTGTGTAGCTACGTGCTGCTCTACACCGTGCTGCTCAAGCCGCGCACCACCCAGAACATCGTGATCGGTGGTGTGGCTGGAGCGATTCCGCCTCTGGTGGGCGCCGCCGCCGCTACCGGCCACCTGGGCTTGAGCAGCTGGTGGTTGTTCGCGCTGGTAATGGTGTGGACGCCTGCCCACTTCTGGGCTTTGGCCCTGCTTCTCAAGGACGACTACCGCGCTGTGGGCATCCCCATGCTCCCGGTGGTGAAGGGCACGGCCGCTACGGCCCGGGGCATCAGCCTCTATGCGGCCGCCACCGTGGCCCTCAGCCTGCTTGGGGTGTGGGCCTTGCCTAGCGGTGGTTTGCTTTACGGCCTGCTGCTGCTGCCCTTCAACGCCCGCTTGATCCAGATGGCCTGGCGCCTGCATCAAGATCCCGACGACGTGCAGCGCGCCCGTGGCCTGTTCCGCTGGTCGATCTTCTATCTCTTTGGAATCTGCCTATTGCTCTTGATGGCGCGCCTTCCGGCTGGTGAGCAGTTCAGCAGCCAAGGCTGGGATTTGATCGCTATGGCCGGGTCCGGCAAACCAGGTTTCACCCTTGCGGCGATATTGCCGGCCTCAGCTTTCTAG
- a CDS encoding heme A synthase, whose amino-acid sequence MTAITFQAPASRRAVLGALSAHLLVALIALVGIGGATRVMEAGLACPDWPLCYGSLLPGRQMNLQVFLEWFHRLDAFVVGVGLLVQAAVSWWWRRELPRWVPWLSAAALLLVAVQGGLGALTVTLLLPFSVVTAHLVTALLLVAVLSACTQVLLQEPFTTPRLPSSRRGWLSMAWPWFIGAVALLALAQCLLGGLMATQWAAGRCLSSGEGCGWLLAHRLGARPVALAVLAAAALVFWRRPPERLLAGLAALAVLAQIALGVMSLRLTLAVPAVTVAHQLMAAFLVAVLAALLSRSFLSPSLQEFSHG is encoded by the coding sequence ATGACGGCCATCACGTTCCAGGCACCGGCCAGTCGGCGTGCCGTTCTCGGCGCCCTTAGCGCCCATCTGCTGGTGGCTCTGATCGCGCTGGTGGGCATCGGTGGCGCCACCCGTGTGATGGAAGCCGGTTTGGCCTGCCCCGATTGGCCCCTTTGCTACGGCTCACTGCTCCCAGGCCGGCAGATGAACCTGCAGGTGTTCCTGGAGTGGTTTCACCGGCTTGATGCCTTCGTGGTGGGTGTTGGCTTGCTGGTGCAGGCCGCAGTGAGTTGGTGGTGGCGTCGTGAGTTGCCCCGCTGGGTGCCCTGGTTGTCTGCCGCTGCCCTGCTGCTGGTGGCTGTGCAGGGGGGCCTTGGTGCTCTCACCGTCACCCTGTTGTTGCCGTTCTCGGTGGTCACGGCGCATCTGGTGACGGCATTACTCCTCGTTGCCGTGCTCAGTGCCTGCACCCAGGTGCTGCTGCAGGAGCCATTCACAACACCACGGCTTCCATCCAGTCGCCGTGGCTGGTTGAGCATGGCTTGGCCTTGGTTCATCGGGGCTGTGGCCCTGCTGGCTTTGGCCCAGTGTTTGCTGGGTGGCCTGATGGCTACCCAGTGGGCTGCTGGCCGCTGCCTCAGCTCCGGCGAGGGCTGCGGCTGGCTGCTGGCCCATCGCCTCGGCGCCCGACCCGTGGCTCTGGCCGTTCTCGCGGCTGCTGCCCTGGTGTTCTGGCGGCGCCCCCCTGAGCGACTGCTGGCTGGCTTGGCCGCCCTAGCGGTGCTGGCTCAGATCGCTCTTGGTGTGATGAGTTTGCGCCTCACCCTGGCCGTGCCGGCCGTCACCGTGGCGCATCAGTTAATGGCGGCCTTCCTAGTGGCGGTGCTGGCCGCTCTCTTGAGCCGCAGCTTTTTGTCCCCTTCCCTGCAGGAGTTCTCCCATGGTTAG
- a CDS encoding cytochrome c oxidase subunit II — MRIPPAILTLLAGMALVLTGLWVGQNINLLPVQASVNAPVYDELFKVLFSIGTILFLGIVGLIIYSLARFRRRVGDSGDGAAIEGNLPLEILWTAIPAVVVLFVGIYSYDIYDRMGGMTPLNDHSMHSMQASEERTWGGISPVALDGDGAITPLPVDVTAMQFAFIFHYPDSDITSGELHVPVGQPVALQMKALDVIHAFWVPQFRLKQDVIPGQPTLLSFTPTRAGQYPIVCAELCGPYHGGMRSNVIVEEPETFAAWVAKNSPAAPVATPTPVQS, encoded by the coding sequence ATGCGGATTCCACCTGCGATCCTCACCCTCCTGGCCGGCATGGCGCTGGTGCTCACAGGGCTTTGGGTTGGCCAAAACATCAACCTGCTGCCCGTTCAGGCCAGCGTGAATGCGCCGGTTTACGACGAACTCTTTAAGGTTTTATTCAGCATTGGCACGATCCTGTTTCTCGGGATCGTGGGCCTGATCATCTACAGCTTGGCCAGGTTCCGCCGACGCGTGGGCGACAGCGGTGATGGTGCTGCGATCGAAGGCAATCTGCCCCTGGAAATCCTCTGGACGGCGATCCCTGCCGTGGTGGTGCTGTTTGTTGGGATCTACAGCTACGACATTTACGACCGTATGGGCGGCATGACACCGCTCAACGACCACAGCATGCACAGCATGCAAGCCAGCGAGGAGCGCACTTGGGGCGGCATCAGCCCCGTCGCCCTCGACGGCGATGGTGCGATCACGCCCCTACCGGTGGATGTCACGGCGATGCAGTTTGCCTTCATCTTTCACTACCCCGACTCCGACATCACCAGCGGTGAGCTGCACGTGCCAGTGGGGCAGCCCGTGGCTCTCCAAATGAAAGCTCTCGATGTGATTCACGCCTTCTGGGTGCCGCAGTTCCGCCTCAAGCAAGACGTGATTCCAGGGCAACCCACCCTGCTCAGCTTCACACCCACACGGGCGGGGCAGTACCCCATTGTGTGTGCCGAACTCTGCGGCCCATATCACGGGGGCATGCGCTCCAACGTGATCGTTGAAGAGCCGGAGACCTTCGCCGCCTGGGTAGCCAAGAACAGTCCGGCCGCTCCTGTCGCCACCCCCACACCGGTGCAGTCATGA
- the ctaD gene encoding cytochrome c oxidase subunit I, which produces MTLTLTPQTSSGSLQPQGWLRYLSFSTDHKVIGLQYLVCGFIFYLIGGALAGAIRTELVTPISDFLPRETYNEVLTLHGTVMIFLWIVPVVNGAFGNYLIPFYVGARDMAFPRLNAVAFWLIPPAGILLISSYFFASAAQSGWTAYPPLSTTTPATGQIIWILSVLLLGGSSIFGGINFIATILKLRRPGLKLMQLPMYCWAMLGTSILVVLSTPVLAGTLVLLSFDIIAHTGFFNPAMGGNAVVYQHLFWFYSHPAVYIMVLPAFGLVSEILPVHARKPLFGYTTMVYSIMAIVFLGLIVWAHHMFTSGTPPWMRLFFTIATAFIAVPTGIKFFNWLATLWGGKITLNTAMLFCCGFIVNFVFGGITGVALAQVPFDIHVHDTYFVVGHFHYIVYGGTVFVIFASIYHWYPKVTGRLLNEPLGQAHFWLTFVGFNLCFAPQHWLGLNGMPRRVAEYDPQFTLINQFSSAGALLMAISTVPFLINVVMSAFNGTLAGDNPWNALTPEWLTSSPPPVENWKGEPPLVHEPYGYGVAPGQLSLEASSGRDLWTIGQGDQQ; this is translated from the coding sequence ATGACCCTCACCCTGACGCCTCAAACAAGCAGCGGATCCCTGCAACCACAAGGTTGGCTGCGCTATCTGAGCTTCAGCACCGATCACAAAGTGATCGGACTGCAGTATTTGGTGTGCGGTTTCATCTTTTATCTGATCGGCGGCGCACTAGCCGGGGCCATTCGCACTGAGCTGGTCACCCCCATCTCCGACTTTCTGCCGCGCGAGACCTACAACGAAGTGCTCACCCTGCATGGCACGGTGATGATTTTCCTATGGATCGTGCCGGTGGTGAACGGCGCCTTCGGGAATTATCTGATCCCCTTCTACGTGGGCGCCCGCGACATGGCCTTCCCAAGGCTCAATGCCGTGGCTTTCTGGCTGATTCCACCGGCCGGGATCCTGCTGATCAGCAGCTATTTCTTCGCGAGCGCAGCCCAGTCGGGCTGGACGGCCTATCCGCCTCTGAGTACCACCACACCGGCCACCGGCCAGATCATCTGGATCCTGAGTGTGCTTCTGCTCGGGGGCAGTTCCATCTTCGGTGGCATCAATTTCATCGCCACGATCTTGAAGTTACGCCGGCCCGGGCTGAAGCTGATGCAGCTGCCGATGTATTGCTGGGCGATGCTCGGCACCAGCATCCTCGTGGTGCTCTCCACGCCTGTGCTGGCCGGCACGTTGGTGCTACTCAGCTTTGACATCATTGCCCACACCGGCTTCTTCAATCCGGCCATGGGCGGCAATGCCGTGGTGTATCAGCACTTGTTTTGGTTCTATTCACACCCAGCGGTGTACATCATGGTGCTGCCGGCCTTCGGGCTGGTGAGTGAGATCCTGCCGGTGCACGCTCGCAAACCCCTATTTGGCTACACCACGATGGTGTACTCGATCATGGCAATTGTGTTTCTGGGGTTGATCGTGTGGGCCCACCACATGTTTACCAGTGGCACTCCACCCTGGATGCGTTTGTTCTTCACGATCGCCACGGCCTTTATCGCCGTGCCCACCGGGATCAAATTCTTCAACTGGCTAGCCACCCTCTGGGGCGGCAAAATCACGCTCAACACGGCAATGCTGTTCTGCTGTGGCTTCATCGTGAACTTCGTGTTCGGCGGCATCACCGGCGTTGCACTCGCCCAGGTGCCATTCGACATCCACGTGCACGACACCTACTTCGTGGTGGGCCATTTCCACTACATCGTCTACGGCGGCACGGTGTTTGTGATCTTTGCCTCCATTTACCACTGGTATCCGAAGGTCACCGGGCGGCTGCTCAATGAACCGCTCGGGCAAGCGCACTTCTGGCTCACCTTCGTGGGCTTCAACCTCTGCTTCGCACCGCAGCACTGGTTGGGCCTCAACGGCATGCCGCGCCGGGTGGCCGAATACGACCCACAGTTCACCCTGATCAATCAATTCAGCAGTGCCGGTGCCCTGCTGATGGCCATCAGCACCGTGCCATTCCTGATCAATGTGGTGATGAGCGCCTTCAACGGCACCCTTGCGGGCGACAACCCATGGAATGCCCTCACCCCCGAATGGCTCACCAGCTCTCCACCGCCAGTGGAGAACTGGAAAGGGGAACCGCCGCTGGTGCATGAGCCCTACGGCTACGGCGTGGCACCGGGCCAGCTGAGCCTGGAGGCCAGCAGCGGACGCGACCTATGGACCATCGGCCAGGGAGATCAGCAATGA
- a CDS encoding cytochrome c oxidase subunit 3: protein MTSLQNESLQQETVSSEHDHGHGDHRLFGLATFLVADGMTFAGFFAAYLTFRAVNPLPTGHNYELELLLPTINTLLLLISSFTFHRAGAALRRGDHPLCQRWLLVTAALGFSFLAGQMKEYFALPFGLTDNLFASTFYAITGFHGLHVTLGGLMILIVWWQSREGGRITVDNQFPLEAAELYWHFVDGIWVILYGLLYLL from the coding sequence ATGACCAGCCTTCAAAACGAGAGCCTTCAGCAGGAAACCGTCAGCAGCGAGCACGACCATGGCCACGGCGATCACCGCCTGTTCGGCCTGGCCACCTTCCTCGTGGCGGATGGCATGACCTTCGCGGGGTTCTTCGCGGCCTACCTCACCTTCCGGGCCGTGAACCCGCTGCCCACCGGCCATAACTACGAGCTGGAGCTGCTGCTACCCACAATCAACACGCTGCTGCTGCTGATCAGCAGCTTCACCTTCCACCGCGCGGGAGCCGCTCTACGCCGCGGCGACCACCCGCTCTGCCAGCGCTGGCTACTGGTGACCGCTGCGCTGGGGTTCAGCTTCCTGGCTGGGCAGATGAAGGAATACTTTGCCCTGCCCTTCGGCCTCACCGACAACCTGTTTGCCAGCACCTTCTACGCCATTACCGGCTTCCACGGCCTGCACGTGACCCTCGGCGGGCTGATGATCCTGATTGTGTGGTGGCAGAGCCGCGAGGGCGGCCGGATCACGGTTGACAACCAGTTCCCCCTGGAAGCCGCAGAGCTCTATTGGCACTTTGTGGATGGGATCTGGGTGATCCTTTACGGGCTCCTCTATCTGCTTTGA
- a CDS encoding AbrB family transcriptional regulator, translating into MLEGKALLDKARALSNRPEDQIARACGYVGPSGRLLKKSFYRALVEAKGYKLPSHASSGGGGGSRGRQAEFRTRVHGNGNLLIGHAYTRRMGLEPGQEFKIEIHEETGSIWLLPMDEGSADSTDQDD; encoded by the coding sequence ATGCTGGAAGGCAAGGCCCTACTTGATAAGGCGCGAGCCCTGAGCAATCGCCCCGAAGATCAGATCGCCAGAGCCTGCGGCTATGTGGGTCCGAGTGGCCGCCTGCTGAAGAAAAGCTTCTACCGCGCCCTGGTGGAAGCCAAGGGATACAAGCTTCCCAGCCACGCCAGCAGTGGTGGTGGCGGGGGCAGCCGCGGCCGCCAGGCTGAATTCCGCACCAGGGTGCACGGCAATGGCAATCTCCTGATCGGCCATGCCTACACGCGGCGCATGGGATTGGAGCCGGGCCAGGAATTCAAGATTGAAATCCACGAGGAAACCGGCTCCATCTGGCTGCTGCCCATGGATGAGGGCAGCGCAGATTCGACTGATCAAGACGACTGA
- a CDS encoding HdeD family acid-resistance protein — MASDRPELDLGSLRSFTISEGIVLLVLGVLALLFPVIASAWVTVIVALAFLVGGIFGWINSLNRSRRLSRWHCFWRLVVSTLFLVTGAWIIQQFSAGLVPAAAQVAALAFAIGIVFLVEGVVATIVALSHREMNGWGWGLANGVVTFVLGLIIVSMKAGGLLSVLGILVGISFLFSGIDLLVFSAAFHGPNDRGGPAQPA; from the coding sequence ATGGCTTCCGACAGACCGGAGCTCGATCTGGGCTCCTTGCGTAGTTTCACCATCTCCGAAGGCATCGTGCTGTTGGTGCTGGGGGTGCTGGCCTTGCTGTTCCCCGTGATCGCCTCCGCCTGGGTCACCGTGATCGTGGCGCTGGCGTTTCTGGTGGGTGGCATCTTCGGCTGGATCAACAGCCTGAATCGCTCCCGCCGGCTCAGCCGCTGGCACTGCTTCTGGCGCCTGGTGGTGTCCACCCTGTTTCTCGTGACCGGCGCCTGGATCATTCAGCAGTTCAGCGCTGGCCTCGTGCCGGCTGCCGCTCAGGTGGCGGCGCTGGCCTTTGCCATCGGCATCGTGTTTCTGGTGGAAGGTGTGGTGGCCACGATCGTGGCCCTCTCCCACCGTGAGATGAACGGCTGGGGCTGGGGCCTAGCCAACGGTGTGGTCACCTTTGTGCTCGGGCTGATCATCGTGTCGATGAAGGCCGGTGGGCTGCTCAGTGTGCTGGGCATCCTGGTGGGCATCAGCTTCCTGTTCAGTGGCATCGATCTGCTGGTGTTCAGTGCCGCCTTCCACGGCCCGAACGATCGCGGTGGCCCTGCCCAACCGGCCTGA
- a CDS encoding riboflavin synthase, which produces MFTGLVQAVAVLQRCSGGVELRIPSAAGLDPAGLALGDSVAVDGVCLTVTHRSAQGFRADVSEETLARTTLAAKADRRCWVNLEPALRLADRLGGHLVSGHVDGQGTVVAVEQQPASWRLVLRWQDPAYGRYVCEKASVAVDGISLTVADCSADGAEFWIAVIPHTWSSTTLQHLRVGDAVNLEADLLAKYTERLLVHRSGMAAADQAGTISSAWLAEHGWS; this is translated from the coding sequence ATGTTTACCGGGCTGGTGCAGGCCGTGGCTGTGCTGCAGCGCTGCAGCGGCGGCGTTGAGCTACGGATTCCCAGTGCAGCTGGGCTGGATCCGGCGGGCCTGGCCCTGGGTGACAGCGTGGCCGTGGATGGGGTGTGCCTCACCGTGACGCACCGCTCCGCCCAGGGCTTTCGCGCCGATGTGAGCGAGGAGACCCTGGCCCGTACAACCCTGGCGGCCAAGGCCGATCGGCGCTGCTGGGTGAATCTCGAGCCGGCCTTGCGCTTGGCCGATCGCCTCGGCGGCCACCTGGTGAGCGGCCATGTGGATGGGCAGGGCACTGTGGTGGCGGTAGAGCAGCAGCCGGCCTCCTGGCGTTTGGTGCTGCGCTGGCAGGATCCCGCCTACGGCCGCTACGTGTGCGAGAAAGCCAGCGTGGCCGTGGATGGCATCAGCCTCACCGTGGCCGATTGCAGTGCCGATGGCGCTGAGTTTTGGATCGCTGTGATTCCACACACCTGGAGCTCCACCACGCTGCAGCACTTGCGGGTGGGCGATGCGGTGAACCTCGAGGCAGATCTGCTGGCCAAATACACCGAGCGGCTCTTGGTCCACCGATCCGGCATGGCGGCAGCCGATCAGGCGGGCACGATCAGTTCGGCCTGGTTGGCCGAGCACGGCTGGAGCTGA
- a CDS encoding bifunctional nuclease family protein: MVEMRVAGIALDAASRSPIVLLRDPSGRRQVPIWIDQAQAQNIMAGLKGQPPARPLSHDLMAELLVAGGLELQRVIIHTIEDSTFRAVLKLSGTDGESHELDARPSDAIALALRTGSSIWMLEEVVADASIPVDAEADAEDAADFRRFLDGISPAELVRHINQAQSELEDNNEEAPDDEPPSSAV, encoded by the coding sequence ATGGTTGAGATGCGCGTGGCAGGCATCGCCCTCGATGCCGCCAGCCGCAGCCCGATCGTGCTGCTGCGCGACCCATCCGGGCGCCGTCAAGTGCCGATCTGGATCGACCAGGCCCAGGCGCAAAACATCATGGCCGGGCTTAAAGGACAGCCCCCGGCCCGCCCCCTCAGCCACGACCTGATGGCCGAGCTCCTGGTGGCAGGTGGGCTAGAGCTGCAGCGGGTGATCATCCACACCATCGAAGACAGCACCTTTCGGGCGGTGCTGAAGCTGAGCGGCACCGATGGCGAAAGCCACGAGCTCGATGCACGTCCCAGTGATGCCATCGCCCTGGCCCTGCGCACCGGCAGCAGCATCTGGATGCTGGAAGAGGTAGTGGCCGATGCCTCGATCCCGGTGGATGCGGAAGCCGATGCGGAGGATGCCGCCGACTTCCGTCGTTTCCTCGATGGCATCAGCCCCGCCGAGCTGGTGCGCCACATCAACCAGGCCCAGAGCGAGCTGGAGGACAACAACGAGGAGGCACCTGATGATGAGCCCCCCAGCAGCGCCGTTTGA